One Mya arenaria isolate MELC-2E11 chromosome 7, ASM2691426v1 genomic window carries:
- the LOC128241066 gene encoding heat shock 70 kDa protein 12A-like: protein MSGLKDIVMERIKQHHKIENLQNVSKAIEWMITIPAIWSDSARQFMREAAEGAGIQHDRLRLVLEPEAASLFCRQQNIILTDSGTRQQFAEGQKYVVADLGGGTIDICVHEITENGNLKELYRATGEDAGGTKVNAQFECFLASLFGREVVDDLQKTCYERFITQMMDFEERKKTFKGTERNVKIRLDPILMKRFETKSGKKIQNAIQESDFSTKVKYDDDSGRMTFETSVIEAFYNGSVHSIITKVQTIIEECADDELKTILLVGGYAESQYLRNKVREAFPTLDLVLVEDAKLAVIKGSVMMGLEEKSIVQRRSRFTYGFSVTIPFIEGVHPEPTTKFSNALRQTNWNKLNQRK, encoded by the coding sequence ATGTCAGGATTAAAAGATATTGTCATGGAAAGAATTAAACAGCATCATAAAATAGAAAATCTGCAGAATGTCAGCAAAGCGATTGAATGGATGATTACAATTCCCGCGATATGGAGTGACTCCGCACGTCAGTTCATGCGAGAAGCCGCCGAAGGAGCCGGAATACAACACGATCGATTAAGATTGGTCCTAGAGCCAGAGGCTGCATCTTTGTTTTGCCGTCAACAAAATATTATCCTCACAGACTCCGGTACAAGACAACAATTTGCAGAAGGACAGAAGTACGTCGTTGCAGACTTAGGCGGAGGAACGATAGATATTTGCGTGCATGAAATTACTGAAAATGGGAATTTGAAAGAATTATATAGAGCTACCGGTGAGGACGCGGGAGGAACAAAAGTCAATGCGCAGTTCGAATGTTTCTTGGCATCCTTATTCGGCAGAGAAGTTGTTGATGATTTACAGAAGACGTGTTACGAACGATTCATCACACAGATGATGGATTTtgaagaaagaaagaaaacgTTTAAAGGCACCGAGAGAAACGTCAAAATTAGGCTTGATCCTATTTTGATGAAACGTTTCGAGACAAAATCtgggaaaaaaatacaaaatgcaatCCAGGAGTCAGATTTCAGTACAAAAGTGAAGTATGATGATGATAGCGGTCGTATGACATTCGAAACATCCGTGATAGAAGCATTTTACAATGGTTCTGTACACAGTATTATAACAAAGGTACAGACGATCATCGAGGAATGTGCAGATGATGaattgaaaacaattcttttgGTTGGCGGATATGCGGAGTCTCAATATTTGAGAAACAAAGTCAGAGAAGCATTTCCGACCCTCGACCTTGTGTTAGTAGAAGATGCAAAGTTGGCTGTGATCAAGGGCAGCGTTATGATGGGACTGGAAGAGAAAAGCATTGTACAGAGAAGGTCTAGGTTTACCTATGGATTTAGTGTAACAATACCATTCATTGAAGGTGTTCATCCTGAACCTACAACCAAATTTTCAAATGCTCTTCGTCAAACAAACTGGAACAAGCTgaatcaaagaaaataa
- the LOC128241067 gene encoding heat shock 70 kDa protein 12A-like produces the protein MASGNKCKTIPNIIVSLDFGTTYSGYGLAFPVENIDSRNELTIYTNPSEEKVPTCVLLNEDKSFHSFGSQALDEYIDMDNDERENVYFFQNFKMALYENRNLSRDIEIEDEKGKKLPAKLVFQLAISGLKCIVMQRIDEHHQIHKDEDISKLIQWMITIPAIWTDSARQFMREATEGAGIPNNRVRLVLEPEAASLFCRKQKIVLTKSGRRTFAEGQKYIIADLGGGTIDICVHEILEDGHLKELYRATGEDAGGTKVNAQFECFLASLFGRDVVDDLRKTCYERFITQMRDFEERKKTFKGTERNIKIRLDTILMKRFETKSGKSLQNAVQESDFSTKVKYDNNSGRMTFDTSVIKAFYNGSVQSIITKVKTIIKECAGDELTTILLVGGYAESHYLRNKVRQEFPTIDLVLVEDAKLAVIKGSVMMGLEERNIVQRRSRFTYGFSIARTFIEGVDPERLKFYRDGEVKCSKVFDKWITKGQMLTYNQTFKCLTSNKLEQAESKKMKFSTALYRSTKEDPEYCTDEERCELVGRVNMEPPTDGWPDLLEAESHLIVGETEFTVKTYNKYSGEELQATLDFL, from the coding sequence ATGGCGTCGGGAAATAAGTGTAAAACTATTCCAAATATTATTGTTTCTTTGGATTTCGGGACAACATATTCTGGATACGGGCTTGCATTTCCTGTGGAAAATATTGATTCTCGAAATGAACTTACAATCTATACAAATCCAAGTGAAGAAAAGGTTCCGACGTGTGTTTTGTTAAACGAAGACAAGAGCTTCCATTCCTTTGGCAGTCAGGCTTTAGACGAATACATCGATATGGACAATGACGAAAGAGAAAAcgtatatttctttcaaaactttaaaatggcATTATACGAGAATCGGAATTTGTCTAGAGATATCGAGATAGAGGATGAAAAGGGGAAGAAACTGCCAGCCAAATTAGTATTTCAGCTTGCAATTTCaggtttaaaatgtattgtcatGCAGAGAATTGATGAGCACCATCAAATACACAAGGATGAAGATATTAGCAAGTTAATTCAATGGATGATCACCATCCCTGCAATATGGACAGATTCTGCGCGTCAGTTCATGCGAGAGGCTACTGAAGGCGCAGGAATTCCAAATAACCGCGTCCGATTGGTCCTTGAGCCAGAGGCCGCATCCTTGTTTTGTCGGAAACAGAAAATAGTTCTTACGAAATCTGGAAGAAGAACGTTTGCTGAAGGACAAAAGTATATAATCGCTGATTTGGGAGGGGGGACGATTGACATATGCGTGCATGAAATTTTAGAAGACGGTCATTTGAAAGAACTGTATAGAGCTACAGGTGAGGACGCGGGAGGAACAAAAGTCAACGCGCAGTTCGAATGTTTCTTGGCATCCTTATTCGGAAGagatgttgttgatgatttaCGCAAGACGTGTTACGAGCGATTTATTACGCAGATGAGGGAttttgaagaaagaaaaaaaacgtttaaaggCACTGAGagaaatatcaaaattagaCTCGATACCATTCTGATGAAACGTTTCGAAACAAAATCTGGGaaaagtttacaaaatgcaGTCCAGGAATCAGATTTCAGTACAAAAGTGAAGTATGATAACAATAGCGGTCGTATGACATTCGATACATCCGTGATAAAAGCATTTTACAATGGTTCTGTACAGAGTATTATAACAAAGGTAAAGACGATCATCAAAGAATGTGCAGGTGACGAATTAACAACAATTCTTTTGGTTGGCGGATATGCGGAGTCTCACTATTTGAGAAACAAAGTTAGACAAGAATTTCCGACCATTGACCTTGTGTTAGTAGAAGATGCAAAGTTGGCTGTGATCAAGGGCAGCGTTATGATGGGCCTGGAAGAGAGGAACATTGTACAGAGAAGATCCAGATTTACGTACGGGTTTAGTATTGCAAGAACTTTCATTGAAGGTGTTGATCCCGAACGTTTAAAGTTCTATAGAGATGGAGAAGTTAAGTGTTCGAAAGTATTTGACAAATGGATAACGAAAGGGCAAATGCTTACCTACAACCAAACTTTCAAATGCTTAACGTCAAACAAACTGGAACAAGCTGAatcaaagaaaatgaaattttccACTGCTTTATATCGCTCCACCAAAGAAGACCCAGAGTATTGCACGGACGAGGAGAGATGTGAGCTGGTTGGGAGAGTAAATATGGAACCTCCAACTGACGGGTGGCCAGATTTACTGGAGGCTGAAAGCCACCTGATTGTGGGAGAAACCGAATTTACTGTTAAAACTTACAACAAATACTCGGGAGAAGAACTACAGGCAACGCTCGATTTCCTTTAA